One window of the Amycolatopsis mediterranei genome contains the following:
- a CDS encoding type II toxin-antitoxin system VapC family toxin translates to MVTVFYADTSAVVGAYLTDEPGHAELRRLLIDGGHLVLTSELTRLECASAFTAAKRTGRIPDAREFLAQFDQDTRTVLGVIPLAPHRIFPAARRLVTENYPVRTLDAIHIAVAMQDTAELTGGEPVTFVTRDDRQAEAAKANGFEVL, encoded by the coding sequence ATGGTGACCGTTTTCTACGCTGACACGAGCGCCGTGGTCGGGGCCTACCTCACCGACGAGCCCGGCCACGCCGAACTGCGGAGGCTCCTGATCGACGGTGGGCACCTCGTGCTCACCAGCGAGCTGACCCGGCTGGAGTGCGCCAGCGCCTTCACCGCGGCGAAGCGGACCGGGCGCATCCCGGATGCCCGTGAGTTCTTGGCCCAGTTCGACCAGGACACGCGGACGGTGCTGGGAGTGATCCCGCTGGCACCGCATCGGATCTTCCCGGCAGCTCGGCGGCTGGTCACCGAGAACTATCCGGTACGCACGCTCGACGCGATCCACATCGCGGTCGCGATGCAGGACACCGCCGAACTCACCGGTGGCGAACCGGTCACCTTCGTCACCCGCGATGATCGGCAGGCCGAAGCCGCCAAGGCCAACGGATTCGAGGTGCTGTGA
- a CDS encoding toxin-antitoxin system HicB family antitoxin produces the protein MKQLITRIDDELHARLKALAEAQGRSMNDLVTEALRGVVAKTETALERRNRLVAEGKLIAFEPEGEAPGHDELEKRSRGWGTAVSEALDWTRGEW, from the coding sequence GTGAAACAGTTGATCACAAGGATCGACGACGAGCTGCACGCCCGGCTGAAGGCGCTGGCCGAAGCCCAAGGGCGCAGCATGAACGACCTGGTCACGGAAGCGTTGAGGGGCGTTGTGGCAAAGACGGAAACCGCACTTGAGCGGAGAAACCGCCTGGTGGCGGAAGGCAAACTGATCGCGTTCGAGCCGGAGGGCGAAGCGCCGGGGCACGACGAGCTGGAAAAGCGCTCGCGTGGGTGGGGCACGGCCGTCAGCGAGGCACTCGACTGGACCCGGGGTGAATGGTGA
- the ahcY gene encoding adenosylhomocysteinase — MTPESVAKRHENRNGIEFAVADLEAAEFGRKEIRLAEHEMPGLMALRREYAEVYPLRGARVSGSLHMTVQTAVLIETLVALGAEVRWASCNIFSTQDHAAAAIVVGPHGTPEEPKGVPVFAWKGESLEEYWWCTERMLTWDGEGPNMILDDGGDATMLVHKGTEYEKSGVVPTPDENTSDEFRVFLELLRASVASDTGKWTKIGEGIRGVTEETTTGVLRLYQLAAAGELLFPAINVNDAVTKSKFDNRYGIRHSLIDGINRGTDVLIGGKVAVVCGYGDVGKGAAESLRGQGARVIVTEIDPICALQAAMDGYAVRKLESVLPEADIIITTTGNKDVVLVEHMAKMKHQAILGNIGHFDNELDMAGLARYPGIRKINIKPQVDEWIFPNGNTIIVLSEGRLLNLGNATGHPSFVMSNSFSNQVIAQIELFTKHEEYDKEVFRLPKKLDEKVARIHLDALGGELTKLTKEQAEYIDVDVEGPFKPEHYRY, encoded by the coding sequence ATGACCCCCGAAAGCGTTGCCAAGCGGCACGAGAACCGCAACGGCATCGAGTTCGCCGTCGCCGACCTCGAGGCCGCCGAGTTCGGCCGCAAGGAGATCCGCCTCGCCGAGCACGAGATGCCGGGACTGATGGCGCTGCGGCGCGAATACGCGGAGGTCTACCCGCTGCGCGGGGCACGCGTCTCGGGCTCGCTGCACATGACCGTGCAGACCGCGGTGCTGATCGAAACGCTGGTGGCGCTGGGCGCCGAAGTGCGCTGGGCGTCCTGCAACATCTTCTCGACGCAGGACCACGCGGCCGCGGCGATCGTCGTCGGCCCGCACGGCACGCCCGAGGAGCCCAAGGGCGTCCCGGTCTTCGCGTGGAAGGGCGAGTCGCTCGAGGAGTACTGGTGGTGCACCGAGCGGATGCTCACCTGGGACGGCGAGGGTCCCAACATGATCCTCGACGACGGTGGTGACGCCACCATGCTGGTGCACAAGGGCACCGAGTACGAAAAGTCGGGCGTCGTGCCGACCCCGGACGAGAACACCTCGGACGAGTTCCGCGTGTTCCTGGAGCTGCTGCGTGCTTCGGTCGCTTCGGACACCGGCAAGTGGACGAAGATCGGTGAAGGCATCCGCGGTGTCACCGAGGAGACCACGACCGGCGTCCTGCGGCTCTACCAGCTGGCGGCGGCAGGCGAGCTGCTGTTCCCGGCGATCAACGTCAACGACGCGGTGACGAAGTCGAAGTTCGACAACCGCTACGGCATCCGCCACTCCCTGATCGACGGCATCAACCGCGGCACCGACGTGCTGATCGGCGGCAAGGTCGCGGTGGTCTGCGGCTACGGCGACGTCGGCAAGGGCGCCGCGGAGTCCCTGCGCGGCCAGGGCGCGCGGGTGATCGTCACCGAGATCGACCCGATCTGCGCGCTGCAGGCGGCGATGGACGGCTACGCGGTCCGCAAGCTCGAGAGCGTGCTGCCCGAGGCCGACATCATCATCACGACGACCGGCAACAAGGACGTCGTGCTGGTGGAGCACATGGCGAAGATGAAGCACCAGGCGATCCTGGGCAACATCGGCCACTTCGACAACGAGCTCGACATGGCGGGCCTGGCGCGCTACCCGGGTATCCGGAAGATCAACATCAAGCCGCAGGTCGACGAGTGGATCTTCCCGAACGGCAACACGATCATCGTGCTGTCCGAGGGCAGGCTGCTGAACCTGGGCAACGCGACCGGCCACCCGTCGTTCGTGATGTCGAACAGCTTCTCGAACCAGGTGATCGCGCAGATCGAGCTGTTCACCAAGCACGAGGAGTACGACAAGGAGGTCTTCCGCCTCCCGAAGAAGCTCGACGAGAAGGTGGCTCGGATTCACCTGGACGCCCTGGGTGGCGAGCTGACCAAGCTCACCAAGGAGCAGGCCGAGTACATCGACGTGGACGTCGAGGGCCCGTTCAAGCCGGAGCACTACCGGTACTGA
- a CDS encoding membrane protein, whose product MPGPDTRVVEIRVAGLVGTSGETLLDAVSTVDVAGDGLGRVIRPADRLRRPAPGPVLPALGRSIPRTLEGYLWHGMTSGGAAKATWALLFPFSLANVCFWMLPPIPPGRRLARLLGAVCRGLLRVGALLLTMLLMGQLAAIALDLFAAQCLAPGSGCLPVVPDVPRTAGARIAVGVLPLLAVIFVLHRISSATWAVHADGDLTGGPLRMRADPETPALRCLHTVAALASVALLLLGGPFRVPGNSADLVAWIITLAVVLATVVAAAIGVDTGRFARPGVLALATLLVVVAAVRLVVSHGPGAGPLPGTNGVVEGLGAALVAVTVLFALFLAPAALLARPGWKHKPQRLRPWMGGWAAAPVLALAGLLGGGFGAGLAEALRRLSGAEHLKVPDTYLLVTVLWGAGLALAAVLGVLGFAVAVPLRRLRRGIPAIVELMEHDERQEAQAAAAWARSAWERRHLHHLALAVASAMSAGGAALLVLRFGFGLVPRWFGPLSAIGVVALGALAAGLLRVVYTAARTPQRSRHLGALADLVCFWPRAAHPTVPPCYALKVVPELAARAREHLAEPGTRVVLSGYNLGSLLTIMAAARLAGELPEADLERVGVLTAGSPLQWGYQRAFPALLPQEALERLFADLDGRWRALCRGTDIFGGGVTTWRHSVADRRLHGVGFLPDGGCGPVSAAADANGVLILGGDHWLPDPLRGPTGRHRWAPGLLKHQDYVVDAEWDHAVAMAAGLGKPSWGEQGSLFGDCPPKR is encoded by the coding sequence ATGCCCGGCCCGGACACCCGCGTCGTGGAAATCCGCGTCGCCGGGCTCGTGGGCACCAGCGGGGAAACGCTGCTCGACGCGGTTTCGACCGTCGACGTCGCCGGTGACGGCCTGGGCCGCGTGATCCGCCCGGCGGACCGGCTGCGCCGCCCGGCGCCCGGCCCGGTGCTGCCGGCGCTGGGCCGGTCGATCCCCCGGACGCTCGAAGGCTACCTCTGGCACGGCATGACCTCGGGCGGCGCCGCGAAGGCCACCTGGGCGCTGCTGTTCCCGTTCTCCCTGGCCAACGTCTGTTTCTGGATGCTGCCGCCGATCCCGCCGGGCCGCCGCCTCGCGCGCCTCCTGGGCGCCGTGTGCCGCGGGCTGCTGCGCGTGGGCGCCCTGCTGCTGACGATGCTGCTGATGGGCCAGCTCGCGGCGATCGCGCTCGACCTCTTCGCCGCGCAGTGCCTCGCGCCCGGCTCGGGCTGCCTGCCGGTGGTCCCCGACGTGCCGCGCACAGCGGGCGCCCGGATCGCCGTCGGCGTGCTGCCGCTGCTCGCCGTGATCTTCGTCCTGCACCGGATTTCCAGCGCGACCTGGGCAGTGCACGCCGACGGCGACCTCACCGGCGGCCCGCTGCGGATGCGCGCCGACCCGGAGACGCCGGCCCTGCGCTGCCTGCACACCGTCGCGGCGCTGGCCTCGGTCGCGCTGCTGCTGCTCGGCGGCCCGTTCCGCGTTCCCGGCAACAGTGCCGACCTCGTTGCCTGGATCATCACGCTGGCGGTGGTGCTCGCCACCGTCGTCGCCGCCGCGATCGGCGTCGACACCGGCCGGTTCGCCCGGCCCGGTGTGCTCGCCTTAGCGACCCTGCTCGTCGTCGTGGCCGCGGTGCGGCTCGTGGTTTCGCACGGGCCGGGCGCCGGCCCGCTGCCCGGCACGAACGGCGTCGTCGAAGGCCTCGGCGCGGCCCTGGTCGCCGTCACGGTGCTGTTCGCCCTCTTCCTCGCCCCGGCGGCGCTGCTGGCCCGGCCCGGCTGGAAGCACAAGCCACAGCGGCTGCGGCCGTGGATGGGCGGCTGGGCGGCCGCGCCGGTGCTCGCGCTGGCCGGGCTGCTCGGCGGCGGCTTCGGTGCCGGGCTCGCCGAAGCGCTCCGACGTCTTTCCGGTGCGGAGCACCTCAAAGTGCCCGACACGTACTTGCTGGTCACCGTCCTGTGGGGCGCGGGACTGGCCCTGGCCGCGGTGCTCGGCGTGCTGGGTTTCGCGGTCGCCGTCCCGCTGCGACGGCTGCGGCGGGGCATCCCCGCGATCGTCGAGCTGATGGAGCACGACGAACGGCAGGAGGCCCAAGCCGCGGCGGCCTGGGCGCGCTCGGCGTGGGAACGGCGGCACCTGCACCACCTGGCGCTGGCGGTCGCGAGCGCGATGTCCGCCGGCGGCGCGGCCCTGCTGGTGCTGCGGTTCGGGTTCGGGCTGGTCCCCCGCTGGTTCGGGCCGCTGTCCGCGATCGGCGTGGTCGCGCTCGGCGCGCTGGCCGCGGGCCTGCTGCGCGTGGTCTACACGGCCGCGCGCACCCCGCAGCGCAGTCGCCACCTCGGGGCGCTGGCCGACCTGGTCTGCTTCTGGCCGCGGGCCGCGCACCCGACGGTTCCGCCCTGCTACGCGCTGAAGGTCGTCCCGGAACTGGCCGCGCGGGCGCGCGAACACCTCGCCGAGCCCGGCACACGCGTGGTGCTCTCCGGCTACAACCTCGGCAGCCTGCTGACGATCATGGCCGCCGCCCGGCTGGCGGGCGAACTGCCGGAGGCGGACCTCGAGCGCGTCGGCGTGCTGACCGCCGGGTCCCCGCTGCAGTGGGGCTACCAGCGCGCTTTCCCGGCGCTGCTGCCGCAGGAAGCGCTGGAACGGCTTTTCGCCGACCTGGACGGCCGCTGGCGGGCGCTGTGCCGCGGCACCGACATCTTCGGCGGCGGCGTGACGACCTGGCGGCACTCGGTCGCCGACCGGCGGCTGCACGGCGTCGGGTTCCTCCCGGACGGCGGCTGCGGCCCGGTGTCGGCGGCGGCCGACGCCAACGGCGTCCTGATCCTCGGCGGCGACCACTGGCTGCCGGACCCGCTGCGCGGCCCGACCGGGCGGCACCGCTGGGCGCCGGGGCTGCTCAAGCACCAGGACTACGTGGTCGACGCCGAATGGGACCACGCCGTCGCGATGGCGGCGGGCCTCGGCAAGCCGTCTTGGGGCGAGCAAGGTTCGCTGTTCGGGGACTGCCCCCCGAAACGGTGA
- a CDS encoding LPXTG cell wall anchor domain-containing protein — MRSRSFRGAVAVMALTTAALIGTAGSALACYSDDNRPHPTPGKPTPCADGQVLDQKDVVSELTKNNTRLNITSVNEGVTVTRIVVVGGDDGFNDYAPGKKLDKNAPWNDLRAPFNFNGSQPKIDKWFLCGSKTTKPTAPATTPATKTSTPPTTTTTKPSTPATSATSVSPTSSTTAAAVVPAGNESGTGGGLANTGFDNSWLIWVGALLLAAGGGLLALLKFRRKASE; from the coding sequence ATGCGTAGTCGTTCCTTCCGCGGCGCCGTGGCGGTCATGGCGCTCACCACCGCAGCCCTGATCGGGACCGCCGGTTCCGCTCTGGCCTGCTACAGCGACGACAACCGTCCCCACCCGACGCCGGGCAAGCCGACGCCCTGTGCCGACGGCCAGGTCCTCGACCAGAAGGACGTCGTCTCCGAGCTGACGAAGAACAACACCCGGCTGAACATCACGTCGGTCAACGAGGGTGTCACGGTCACCCGCATCGTCGTCGTCGGCGGCGACGACGGCTTCAACGACTACGCGCCGGGCAAGAAGCTCGACAAGAACGCGCCGTGGAACGACCTGCGCGCGCCGTTCAACTTCAACGGCAGCCAGCCGAAGATCGACAAGTGGTTCCTGTGCGGCTCGAAGACCACCAAGCCGACCGCGCCCGCCACGACGCCGGCCACCAAGACGTCGACGCCGCCCACCACGACGACCACGAAGCCGAGCACCCCGGCGACCTCGGCGACCTCCGTCTCGCCGACCAGCAGCACGACCGCTGCGGCCGTCGTCCCGGCGGGCAACGAGTCGGGCACCGGTGGCGGCCTGGCCAACACCGGTTTCGACAACAGCTGGCTGATCTGGGTCGGCGCCCTGCTGCTGGCCGCCGGTGGCGGCCTGCTCGCGCTGCTGAAGTTCCGCCGCAAGGCTTCCGAGTGA
- a CDS encoding amino acid permease → MPGTGLWRTKSIEQSIADTDEPDTRLRRNLSAWDLTVFGVAVVIGAGIFTLTARTAGDYAGPSVSLAFVFAAIACALAALCYAEFASTVPVAGSAYTFSYATFGEFMAWIIGWDLILELAVGAAAVSKGWSVYLETVLGYLFGKGTKTTFDIGSVTVDWGALLVVAILTTLLALGTKLSSRVSMVITGIKVAVVLFVIILGFFYIKGANYTPYIPPGETGGAGQTGVDQSLFSLIAGGASSSFGVFGLLAGASLVFFAFIGFDIVATTAEETKNPQKAVPRGIMGSLAIVTVLYVAVSLVVVGMTSYKDLATKAGDGSHKTLATAFSANGVDWAANIISFGALAGLTTVVMVLMLGQVRIIFAMSRDGLMPRGLAKTGEHGTPKRATLIVGGLVALAAGFFPADKLEEMVNVGTLFAFVLVSAGVLILRRTRPDLPRAFKVPLVPLIPILAILACLWLMLNLTVLTWLRFVAWMLLGVVLYFGYSRRHSLLGKRQAEGVDEPVKSPES, encoded by the coding sequence GTGCCCGGAACGGGATTGTGGCGCACGAAATCGATCGAACAGTCCATTGCGGACACCGACGAGCCGGACACCAGGCTCCGGCGGAACCTGAGCGCGTGGGACCTCACGGTCTTCGGCGTCGCCGTCGTCATCGGTGCCGGCATCTTCACGCTGACCGCGCGCACCGCGGGTGACTACGCCGGGCCGTCGGTATCGCTGGCCTTCGTGTTCGCCGCGATCGCCTGCGCGCTGGCGGCGCTGTGCTACGCGGAGTTCGCCTCCACCGTGCCGGTCGCGGGCAGCGCGTACACGTTCTCCTACGCCACCTTCGGCGAGTTCATGGCGTGGATCATCGGCTGGGACCTGATCCTCGAGCTCGCCGTCGGGGCGGCGGCGGTGTCCAAGGGCTGGTCGGTGTACCTCGAGACGGTGCTCGGCTACCTCTTCGGCAAGGGCACCAAGACGACCTTCGACATCGGCAGCGTGACCGTCGACTGGGGCGCTCTGCTCGTCGTGGCGATCCTGACGACGCTGCTGGCCCTCGGCACCAAGCTGTCGTCGCGGGTGTCCATGGTGATCACCGGGATCAAGGTCGCCGTGGTGCTGTTCGTGATCATCCTCGGGTTCTTCTACATCAAGGGCGCCAACTACACGCCGTACATCCCGCCGGGCGAGACGGGCGGAGCCGGCCAGACCGGCGTCGACCAGTCGCTGTTCTCCCTGATCGCGGGCGGCGCCAGCAGCTCGTTCGGCGTCTTCGGCCTGCTGGCCGGCGCTTCGCTGGTGTTCTTCGCGTTCATCGGCTTCGACATCGTGGCGACCACCGCCGAGGAGACGAAGAACCCGCAGAAGGCCGTGCCGCGGGGCATCATGGGCTCGCTGGCCATCGTCACCGTGCTCTACGTCGCGGTGTCGCTGGTGGTCGTCGGCATGACCTCCTACAAGGACCTCGCGACCAAGGCGGGCGACGGCAGCCACAAGACCCTCGCCACGGCGTTCTCCGCGAACGGCGTCGACTGGGCGGCCAACATCATCTCCTTCGGCGCGCTGGCCGGCCTGACCACCGTCGTCATGGTGCTGATGCTGGGCCAGGTCCGGATCATCTTCGCGATGTCGCGCGACGGCCTGATGCCGCGCGGCCTGGCGAAGACCGGCGAGCACGGCACGCCGAAGCGCGCGACGCTGATCGTCGGCGGCCTGGTCGCGCTCGCGGCCGGCTTCTTCCCGGCGGACAAGCTCGAAGAGATGGTCAACGTCGGCACGCTCTTCGCGTTCGTGCTCGTGTCGGCGGGCGTGCTGATCCTGCGCCGGACGCGGCCCGATCTGCCCCGCGCGTTCAAGGTGCCGCTGGTGCCGCTCATCCCGATTCTGGCCATCCTCGCCTGCCTGTGGCTGATGCTGAACCTGACCGTGCTGACCTGGTTGCGGTTCGTCGCCTGGATGCTCCTGGGCGTGGTGCTCTACTTCGGGTACAGCCGCCGGCATTCGCTGCTCGGCAAGCGGCAGGCCGAAGGGGTCGACGAACCCGTGAAGTCGCCCGAAAGCTGA
- a CDS encoding cation diffusion facilitator family transporter translates to MSAGGGTKAILAALGANAGIAAAKFAGFLVTGSSSMLAESVHSLADTTNQGLLLLGQKTSKREADQEHPFGYGRDRYFYSFIVALMLFTLGSAFAIYEGIHKIGHPEPLESPIVAVIILLVAVALEGYSFYTAIGESKKIKGNATWWGFIRQAKEPELPVVLLEDAGALLGLVFALLGVGLSVVTDNPVWDGVGTLAIGALLGVIAVILIIEMKSLLIGEGATEGVLATIVDELAAGKVERVIHIRTQYLGPDELLVAAKLAMVPGLDTAELAAAIDDAEARVRAKVPVAKLIYLEPDLDRSYTR, encoded by the coding sequence GTGTCAGCTGGAGGCGGAACCAAGGCGATCCTGGCGGCACTCGGGGCGAACGCCGGGATCGCGGCGGCGAAGTTCGCCGGCTTCCTGGTCACCGGGTCGTCGTCGATGCTGGCCGAGTCCGTGCACTCGCTGGCCGACACCACCAACCAGGGCCTGCTGCTGCTCGGCCAGAAGACGTCGAAGCGGGAAGCCGACCAGGAGCACCCCTTCGGCTACGGCCGCGACCGGTACTTCTACTCCTTCATCGTCGCGCTGATGCTCTTCACGCTCGGCTCCGCTTTCGCGATCTACGAGGGCATCCACAAGATCGGCCACCCGGAGCCGCTCGAATCGCCGATCGTCGCGGTGATCATCCTGCTCGTCGCGGTCGCCCTGGAGGGCTACAGCTTCTACACCGCCATCGGCGAGTCGAAGAAGATCAAGGGCAACGCGACCTGGTGGGGCTTCATCCGCCAGGCCAAGGAGCCCGAGCTGCCCGTGGTGCTGCTCGAGGACGCCGGCGCGCTGCTCGGTCTCGTCTTCGCCCTGCTGGGCGTCGGGCTGTCGGTCGTCACGGACAACCCGGTCTGGGACGGTGTCGGCACCCTCGCGATCGGCGCGCTGCTCGGCGTCATCGCGGTCATCCTCATCATCGAGATGAAGAGCCTGCTCATCGGCGAAGGCGCCACCGAAGGTGTTCTCGCGACGATCGTCGACGAGCTCGCCGCGGGCAAGGTCGAGCGCGTCATCCACATCCGCACCCAGTACCTGGGCCCGGACGAGCTGCTCGTCGCGGCGAAGCTGGCGATGGTGCCGGGGCTCGACACCGCCGAGCTGGCCGCGGCCATCGACGACGCCGAGGCCCGGGTGCGCGCCAAGGTGCCGGTGGCCAAGCTGATCTACCTCGAACCGGACCTCGACCGCAGTTACACGCGTTAG
- a CDS encoding AfsR/SARP family transcriptional regulator, with translation MAHFAVLGPLAVESPPGRWAVLRGERQRTLLAVLLLNAGQHVPVDVLVEALWPDGPPKSATSNLHTYLSRLRDRIEGLRVEHGPPGYRLHVEPEELDLLVFRSAVAEGRRTADPVAAAGHYRRALALWRGPVLAGLHVPRLDADIARLESERLAVFEDCVDAELAAGRHGELAGELQAVITEHPLRERPAAQLMTALHRAGQQGSALEVYRRLRTTLIEELGVEPGAEARRVHAAVLRGEDPVPRLPPPVWPVCQLPPDIGDFTGREAELAELTGVLGAGSGVPVAVLSGEPGAGKSTLAVRAAHRLRARFPDGQLYVPLAGREIGEVLADLLRALGVPGPAVPDDVRARAAVFRGRLTDRRVLVVLDDAVDPEHVRTLLPGTPGCAVLVTSRRRLSGLAGAHRLAVGPLSGADAAELLHRLAGARVARERADAERIITACARLPLALRIAGSRLAIRPHLRLGELAGRLEDEVRRLDELTVSDLAVRSSIALSYEGLRPPARRAFRLLGRCRLADLPAWAVATLVDDPDDAVEELVEASLLEARGADGTGEGRYRMHDLVRLYAAELGDPAPSEGLRTVLAATLALADAAAARLPRTVPMPSPAHEPPPQPLPDELVERLLARPDDWFAAERANLLSLIGTLGARDALLLLDRLGVYLYLHGQYADMRAAYEAVLDTGPPLATVAEATLTLLRHARGEYEEAAVRYRACAKELEAHGDRRTHAWVSANLAHCLIGLGRAEEALQTAAHARELFTVDGSPAELGWVRAAESAALLRLGRIDDAREVDRTALVAARSTGDARVIGEALHGFAWSSLLTGDDAGAVAAITESVDLLRGTMARSALAKSLRTRGAISAATGARDEATAAFGEARELARELHERPRELSCTRALAAGWIGEGRAAQAIPVLRACLDECREMGSRAATGLTWLVLKRAYEATGEGAAAESAEAEAAELLDPRDASAAALRRALLALTEPA, from the coding sequence ATGGCGCACTTCGCCGTGCTCGGTCCGCTCGCCGTCGAGAGCCCGCCGGGCCGGTGGGCGGTCCTGCGCGGTGAGCGGCAGCGCACGCTGCTGGCCGTGCTGCTGCTCAACGCCGGCCAGCACGTCCCCGTCGACGTGCTGGTCGAGGCGTTGTGGCCGGACGGGCCGCCCAAGTCGGCCACGTCCAACCTGCACACCTACCTCTCGCGGCTGCGCGACCGGATCGAGGGCCTGCGGGTCGAGCACGGGCCGCCCGGCTACCGGCTGCACGTCGAACCGGAAGAGCTCGACCTGCTCGTCTTCCGGTCCGCCGTCGCCGAAGGACGGCGGACAGCGGATCCGGTGGCCGCCGCGGGGCACTACCGGCGGGCGCTCGCGCTGTGGCGGGGGCCGGTACTGGCCGGGCTGCACGTGCCGCGGCTCGACGCCGACATCGCCCGGCTGGAGTCCGAACGCCTCGCCGTGTTCGAGGACTGCGTCGACGCGGAGCTGGCGGCCGGGCGGCACGGCGAGCTGGCCGGCGAGCTGCAGGCCGTGATCACCGAACACCCGTTGCGCGAACGGCCGGCCGCGCAGCTGATGACCGCGCTGCACCGGGCCGGGCAGCAGGGCAGCGCGCTGGAGGTCTACCGGCGGTTGCGGACCACGCTGATCGAGGAGCTCGGCGTCGAACCCGGCGCGGAGGCCCGGCGGGTGCACGCGGCCGTCCTGCGCGGCGAAGACCCGGTGCCGCGGCTGCCGCCGCCGGTGTGGCCGGTCTGCCAGCTCCCGCCGGACATCGGGGACTTCACCGGCCGCGAGGCCGAGCTGGCGGAGCTGACCGGCGTGCTCGGGGCGGGCAGCGGCGTCCCGGTCGCGGTGCTCAGCGGCGAGCCGGGCGCGGGCAAGAGCACTCTCGCCGTGCGCGCCGCGCACCGGCTGCGCGCGCGGTTCCCGGACGGCCAGCTGTACGTGCCGCTGGCGGGCCGCGAAATCGGGGAGGTGCTCGCCGACCTGCTGCGGGCGCTGGGTGTCCCGGGCCCGGCCGTGCCGGACGACGTGCGGGCGCGCGCGGCGGTGTTCCGCGGCCGGCTCACCGACCGGCGGGTGCTGGTGGTGCTCGACGACGCCGTCGACCCCGAGCACGTCCGCACGCTGCTGCCGGGCACGCCGGGCTGCGCGGTGCTGGTGACGAGCCGCCGACGGCTCAGCGGGCTCGCCGGCGCGCACCGGCTCGCCGTCGGTCCCCTGTCCGGCGCCGACGCCGCCGAACTGCTGCACCGGCTCGCGGGCGCGCGGGTGGCGCGGGAGCGCGCCGACGCCGAGCGGATCATCACCGCGTGCGCGCGGCTGCCGCTGGCGCTGCGGATCGCGGGCAGCAGGCTGGCCATCCGCCCGCACCTGCGGCTCGGTGAGCTGGCGGGCCGGCTGGAGGACGAGGTCCGGCGGCTCGATGAGCTGACGGTGAGCGACCTCGCCGTCCGGAGCAGCATCGCGCTGAGCTACGAGGGCCTGCGGCCACCCGCGCGGCGCGCGTTCCGGTTGCTCGGCCGGTGCCGCCTCGCCGACCTGCCGGCCTGGGCGGTCGCCACCCTGGTGGACGACCCGGACGACGCCGTCGAGGAGCTCGTCGAGGCGAGCCTGCTGGAGGCGCGCGGAGCGGACGGGACGGGCGAAGGCCGCTACCGCATGCACGACCTCGTCCGGCTGTACGCGGCGGAGCTCGGCGATCCGGCGCCCAGCGAAGGCCTCCGGACGGTGCTGGCGGCCACGCTCGCCCTCGCCGACGCGGCGGCGGCCCGGTTGCCGCGCACGGTGCCGATGCCGTCCCCGGCCCACGAGCCGCCCCCGCAGCCGTTGCCGGATGAGCTGGTGGAGCGGCTGCTGGCGCGTCCGGACGACTGGTTCGCCGCCGAGCGCGCGAACCTCCTGTCGCTCATCGGCACGCTCGGCGCGCGGGACGCCCTGCTGCTGCTCGACCGGCTCGGCGTCTACCTGTACCTGCACGGGCAGTACGCCGACATGCGCGCGGCGTACGAGGCGGTCTTGGACACGGGCCCACCGCTGGCGACGGTCGCCGAGGCCACGCTGACGCTGTTGCGGCATGCGCGCGGCGAGTACGAGGAGGCCGCGGTCCGCTACCGCGCGTGCGCCAAGGAGCTGGAGGCGCACGGCGACCGCCGCACCCACGCGTGGGTTTCGGCGAACCTGGCGCACTGCCTGATCGGCCTCGGCCGCGCGGAGGAGGCCCTGCAGACGGCGGCCCACGCCCGCGAACTGTTCACTGTGGACGGTTCGCCTGCCGAGCTCGGCTGGGTCCGGGCGGCGGAGTCGGCGGCCTTGCTGCGGCTCGGCCGCATCGACGACGCCCGGGAGGTCGACCGGACAGCGCTGGTAGCGGCCCGCTCAACCGGCGACGCCCGGGTGATCGGCGAGGCGTTGCACGGGTTCGCGTGGTCATCGCTGCTGACGGGCGACGACGCGGGCGCGGTGGCGGCGATCACGGAGTCGGTGGACCTGCTGCGCGGCACGATGGCGCGTTCGGCGCTGGCGAAATCGTTGCGCACCCGGGGCGCAATCTCCGCGGCAACGGGCGCCCGCGACGAAGCGACGGCGGCGTTCGGCGAGGCACGCGAGCTGGCGAGGGAGCTGCACGAGCGGCCACGAGAGCTGTCGTGCACCCGGGCACTGGCGGCGGGATGGATCGGCGAGGGCCGGGCGGCCCAGGCGATCCCGGTGCTGCGGGCGTGCTTGGACGAGTGCCGCGAGATGGGCAGCAGAGCGGCAACCGGCCTGACGTGGCTGGTGTTGAAGCGCGCGTATGAAGCCACGGGAGAGGGGGCAGCAGCGGAGTCGGCGGAGGCCGAGGCCGCGGAGCTGCTCGACCCGCGCGACGCCAGCGCGGCCGCGCTTCGCCGGGCGTTGCTCGCCCTCACCGAGCCCGCCTGA